The uncultured Subdoligranulum sp. genomic sequence TTCTCCACCAGGATCTGGTGGATGGGCGACAGGCGCAGACCGTTGGTGGCGATCTCATGGAGCTTTTCCCGGTCCTCGCAGATGCCGCCGCCGGTGCCGCCCATGGTGAAGGCGGGACGGACAATGACGGGATAGCCGATGACATCGGCGAAGTCCAGCGCATCGTCCAGGTCTTCCACCACCTTGGAGGGAATGACCGGCTGGTGCAGCTTTTCCATGGTATCCTTGAAGAGCTGCCGGTCCTCGGCGCGGTCGATGGTCTCCGGCTTGCAGGCCAGCAGGCGCACGCCGCTGCGGTCCAGGAAACCGTTGCGGGCCAGCTCCATCGAGAGGTTCAGGCCCATCTGGCCGCCCAGGTTGGGCAGGATGGCATCGGGCTTTTCCTTCTCGATGATGCGCTCGACCACTTCCGCCGTCAGCGGCTCGATGTAGACATGATCGGCGATATCGGGGTCGGTCATGATGGTGGCAGGGTTGGAGTTGACGAGGACCGTCTCCACGCCCTCCGACTTGAGGGCGCGGCAGGCCTGGGTGCCGGAATAGTCAAACTCTGCCGCCTGACCAATGATGATAGGGCCGGATCCGATGACCAGCACCTTTTTGATCCGCGGGTCTTTAGGCATTGTCGGTTACTCCTTTCGCTGCCAGCATGCGGCTGACAAACTCGTCAAACAGGAACTCGGTATCCTTGGGGCCGCCGTTGGCCTCGGGGTGGAACTGCACCGTGAAGCAGTTCCAGCGGAAATAATCCACGCCCTCGCAGGTGCCGTCGTTGGCGTTGCGGTAGCTCACACGGCCCACCTCGGCGGGCAGGGTCTCCCCTTCCACCGCGTAGCCGTGGTTCTGGCTGGTGATGAAGGTGCGGCTGCCGCTGATATGGCTGACCGGCTGGTTGGCGCCGCGATGGCCGTACTTCAGCTTGCAGGTCTTGGCGCCGGCGGCCAGCGCCGTCAGCTGATGGCCCAGGCAGATGCCGAAGGCCGGAATGCCGCTATCCAGCATCTCGCCGATGTTCTTGATGATCTCCACGTTTTCCGCCGGGTCGCCGGGGCCGTTGGACAGCATCAGCCCGTCGGGGTTCAGCGCCTTCAGCTGGGCGGCGGTGGTGTAGCCGGGCAGCACCGTCACACGGCAGCCGCGCTTCTGCAGGCAGCGCACGATGTTGTTCTTGCAGCCCAGGTCCAGCAGCGCCACATGCAGCGGCGTTTCGCCCCAGGCGCCCTGGGCGGTGGGCTCGTAGGTGGTGGCCTGCCGGCAGGTGACGGTCTTGACTGCGTCCACCACGGCGTAGGCCTGGATCTGCGGCATGATCGCCGCCACCTTCTCGGGCTCCGCGTCGGGATCAAACTCGGTGGTGATGGCACCGTTCATGACGCCGCTCTCCCGCAGGGTGCGGGTCAGGCTGCGGGTGTCGATGCCCTCGATGCCGATGATGCCATACTGTTTGAGGAAAGAATCCAGCGTTTCCTCACTGCGGAAGTTGGAGGGCGTCTTGCACGCTTCGCGGACAATGTACCCCTGCGCCCAGACCTTGGTGCTCTCCACATCCTCATGGTTCATGCCATAGTTGCCGATGAGCGGGTAGGTCTGGGTGATGATCTGCCCGTAGTAGCTGGGGTCGGTCAGCGTTTCCTCAAAGCCGACCATACCGGTGGCAAACACCACTTCGCCGATGGTGGTGCCGGGGCAGCCAATGCTCTGCCCGCGGAACACCCGGCCGTTTGCCAGTATCAGATATGCCTGCATATTCTAAACTCCCTGTTTCTTATTAAAGAGTCTGCTTGGCCGCTTCCTTCATCTTGCGGCTGCCCAGATGGACCAGCGGCAGCTTGCCCTCCTTGCAGATGGGGCATTCTTCCGGGGCGTAGTTGGGCAGGTCCAGCTTCAGCGCGCTGGCCACGATGGGAATGGGAGACGGCGCTTCGGCCCGGGTGCGGTCCACCACACAGGCAATGCCCAGGCAGACGCCGCCCGCTTCCTCGATGACGCGCTTGGTTTCCAGGCTGGAAACTCCGGTGGTGACCACGTCCTCCGCGATGATGCAGCGCTCACCCGGATGGATACGGAACCGCTTGAGGGTCATCACGTTGTCCACACGCTCGGTGAAGATGGCCCGCTTGCCCAGCTGGCGGCCCAGCTCGTAGGCGTAGACGATGCCGCCCATGGCGGGGCCCACAACCACATCCACGTTGAGTTCCTTCAGCTTCTCGGCCACCGGCGCCATGACCTCGGCGCAGCGGTCGGGATACTGCTGCAGAAACGCCATCTGGCAGTAGGCGCCGGAATGACGGCCGGACGACAGCAGAAAATGCCCCTCCAGGAAGGCTTCACATTCCTTCAAAACTTCAATTGCTTCTCTCG encodes the following:
- the carA gene encoding glutamine-hydrolyzing carbamoyl-phosphate synthase small subunit translates to MQAYLILANGRVFRGQSIGCPGTTIGEVVFATGMVGFEETLTDPSYYGQIITQTYPLIGNYGMNHEDVESTKVWAQGYIVREACKTPSNFRSEETLDSFLKQYGIIGIEGIDTRSLTRTLRESGVMNGAITTEFDPDAEPEKVAAIMPQIQAYAVVDAVKTVTCRQATTYEPTAQGAWGETPLHVALLDLGCKNNIVRCLQKRGCRVTVLPGYTTAAQLKALNPDGLMLSNGPGDPAENVEIIKNIGEMLDSGIPAFGICLGHQLTALAAGAKTCKLKYGHRGANQPVSHISGSRTFITSQNHGYAVEGETLPAEVGRVSYRNANDGTCEGVDYFRWNCFTVQFHPEANGGPKDTEFLFDEFVSRMLAAKGVTDNA
- the pyrE gene encoding orotate phosphoribosyltransferase, which encodes MAREAIEVLKECEAFLEGHFLLSSGRHSGAYCQMAFLQQYPDRCAEVMAPVAEKLKELNVDVVVGPAMGGIVYAYELGRQLGKRAIFTERVDNVMTLKRFRIHPGERCIIAEDVVTTGVSSLETKRVIEEAGGVCLGIACVVDRTRAEAPSPIPIVASALKLDLPNYAPEECPICKEGKLPLVHLGSRKMKEAAKQTL